The Bartonella grahamii subsp. shimonis region TATTCTTTTTTGTATAGGTGGTTTTATTGTGCAAATGTTTGCACAAGTTGCACTCGTAATGATTATAGGCCTTGGGCCTCTATTCATTAGTTTATATTTGTTTAATGCAACGCGAAAATATACCGATGCATGGATTACAACTTTGATCAATTTTACCATTTTACAGGTTCTCGTGATCATGCTTGGAACAATTATATGTGAAGTTATCCTACAGGTTCTCAAAGCTTCATATGAATCAATCTATGTTCTTTTTCCCCCTGTCATCGTCATTTCTATCATAGGGGTTATTATCTTCCGTGCACTTCCCGGTATTGCAACAGCGCTGGCCTCTGGCGGACCATACTTTAACGCTGGTGTCTCTTCAGGAGGACAGGTTTTCACAATGCTTGCCAATGGAGCAAGAGCGAGTGGTAATACAGTAAAAAACGCCGCTTTACAAATCTCAGGTGCTGCCGGTAACGCTGCTAAAGGCGCGGCAGCAAAAGCAGGAGGAGCTGGAGGTGGTCGTGGTCGGTTTTAAGATAAAGCACCTCTTTAAAAGAATAAGCATTTTTGTTTTGCCTTGCGTGCGCCCTTTGGCGCGCGCGCCATGATCCTGTTCCAGGTAAGACCTAACATCTTAGGTCTTACCACAAAATAAATCACAATCTTACATCACATAGACTTGTAAAAGTGTCCCGAATAAAGGCTCTCATGCATTGTATTCCAAGATATTTGTGAGTTCAAAAAATGAAACGAAAAATAACTTTTGTTATGGTCCTAACAATCGCTCTTACTGGTTGTGCCTCTTTGAGTGGCCCCAAAAAACCACCACGCTGTAATGGCAAACATACACGTGCTTTAAATAAAGATAAGTGGAATTGGGATAATAAAAATATTGCCCGCCCAGAAAAGATTGTAAAGCCTGTTACTATTCCCATCATTCTCAATACTTTGGAAAATGAAAAAGCGCCAGCCAATTTGGCACTCAATACAGCTTTATTAAAACCGGTTATTCATGAAGCACGATCTGATAAAACTGTGGAGGTTACACGTGAAAAGTGATGCCCTTGAAGAATATATAAAAGAAGCGCGCTCATTTGACATTGATCGCATGCATGGCATGCGCGTGCGAATGAAAATTTCCATGGCTTTAACAGTGCTTTTTGGATTGATGACGATTGCGCTGGCTTTAGCTGTCGCAGCTTTGACGCCTTTGAAAACGGTAGAGCCTTTTGTTATCCGCGTTGATAACTCAACAGGCATTATTGATACTGTAAGCGCCCTAAAAGAATCCCCTAACGACTATGATGAAGCGATAACGCGTTATTTTGCCAGCCAATATGTTCGTGCCCGTGAAGGTTTTCAAGCATCAGAAGCAGAAAATAATTTCCGCTTAGTTTCTCTTTTATCTTCTCCAAAAGAACAAAACCGTTTTGCAAAATGGTACGCGGGCAATAATCCAGAAAGTCCGCAAAATATTTATCATAACATGATTGCTACAGTCACAATCAAATCAATCTCTTTTATAAGCAAAGATCTTATCCAAGTTCGTTACTATAAAACGGTCAGAGACTTTAATGAAAAAGAAAATATTTCCCATTGGATTTCAATCTTAAATTTTTCCTACGTAAACGCACACATTTCAACATCTGACCGTCTCATCAACCCACTTGGTTTTCAAGTATCGGAATATAGATCTGATCCAGAGGTGATAAAATGATCAGACTTTTACAAACAATCTCTTTAATTTTTACGATCACTCTCAGCTTTCACACAGTCCTTTCATTTGCGGAAACAGCGCCTGTCAGTGCACGTAAAGATAATCGCATCAGATTTGTCAATTATGACCCTTACAATGTCGTACAAATCATTGGCTCCATTCGCTCTTCAGTTCAGCTGGAATTTGCCGATGATGAAAACGTGACCTATGTAGGAATTGGAAATTCCGTTGCTTGGCAAGTTGCACCGGCTGGTCACTTTGTTTTTCTCAAACCGCGTGAA contains the following coding sequences:
- a CDS encoding virB8 family protein; amino-acid sequence: MKHDLIKLWRLHVKSDALEEYIKEARSFDIDRMHGMRVRMKISMALTVLFGLMTIALALAVAALTPLKTVEPFVIRVDNSTGIIDTVSALKESPNDYDEAITRYFASQYVRAREGFQASEAENNFRLVSLLSSPKEQNRFAKWYAGNNPESPQNIYHNMIATVTIKSISFISKDLIQVRYYKTVRDFNEKENISHWISILNFSYVNAHISTSDRLINPLGFQVSEYRSDPEVIK
- a CDS encoding type IV secretion system protein codes for the protein MSDFSFSPFASVSGYILKPLDNVVDTTVSGLSSAISAPLNLAAIIFIFLYGYNVMTGRVALSMHSLLNNVVKIVVVTTMATNADTFNTYVKDIFFNDLSNAIGNALNSNPASSNVFDYILVKASARYQEVLYNAWFFEKIVVGLLGSIMLLAVILFCIGGFIVQMFAQVALVMIIGLGPLFISLYLFNATRKYTDAWITTLINFTILQVLVIMLGTIICEVILQVLKASYESIYVLFPPVIVISIIGVIIFRALPGIATALASGGPYFNAGVSSGGQVFTMLANGARASGNTVKNAALQISGAAGNAAKGAAAKAGGAGGGRGRF
- a CDS encoding type IV secretion system protein VirB7, yielding MKRKITFVMVLTIALTGCASLSGPKKPPRCNGKHTRALNKDKWNWDNKNIARPEKIVKPVTIPIILNTLENEKAPANLALNTALLKPVIHEARSDKTVEVTREK